The Conger conger chromosome 15, fConCon1.1, whole genome shotgun sequence genome contains a region encoding:
- the LOC133111377 gene encoding troponin I, fast skeletal muscle-like — MSEKKMTSSRRHHLKSLMLQIAANMLVAEAAEAEAEKANYMAENCPALSMPDSMQELQDLCKKLHQSIDKVDEERYDMESKVNKTDKEIDELKLKVVDLKGKFQKPVLKKVRMSADAMLQALLGSKHKVNMDLRANLKQVKKEVKEEEKEAVGDWRKSIEDKAGMGGRKKMFEADA; from the exons ATGTCTGA GAAAAAGATGACATCGAGCCGCAGGCACCATCTGAAG AGCCTGATGCTCCAGATCGCTGCCAACATGCTGGTTGCAGAAGCAGCAGAGGCCGAGGCGGAGAAGGCAAACTACATGGCAGAGAACTGCCCCGCCCTCTCCATGCCTGACTCTATGCAGGAGCTACAG GATCTGTGCAAAAAGCTTCATCAGTCAATCGACAAGGTGGATGAGGAGAGATATGACATGGAGAGCAAAGTGAACAAAACCGACAAAGAG atCGATGAGCTGAAGTTAAAAGTGGTGGATCTGAAAGGAAAGTTCCAGAAGCCGGTCCTGAAGAAGGTGCGCATGTCTGCGGACGCCATGCTCCAGGCCCTGCTGGGCTCCAAGCACAAGGTCAACATGGACCTGAGAGCCAACCTCAAACAAGTGAAGAAGGAGGTGAAAGAGGAG GAGAAGGAAGCGGTCGGTGACTGGCGCAAGAGCATCGAGGACAAGGCCGGCATGGGCGGCAGGAAGAAGATGTTTGAGGCAGACGCTTAA